The following DNA comes from Fusarium fujikuroi IMI 58289 draft genome, chromosome FFUJ_chr03.
TATCAAACCCCGAATGCCGGGATCAAATAGACCACCATCCCCAATCTCCAACTTTACCTAATCAGGTGAATATCCAGTATGTGATCGTCAGGGTATCAGCTCCCGCGCCCGGCAATCCTGGCATCTAAACGTGGTTGAGGGATTGATAGCCTTGGCCTAGTCGTCACAAAGTTTGGGGTATTCGATCAATCGATCAATCAATGAAGACCGCGTTCCTATCGTATCGTAAACATCGTTAATTACCCCTCGTTTCCTTGGGTTCCTTCGCCTTATTCCTATCTAAGAAGTCCGGCGACATTTCCGTGATAGATAATGAGATACCGTCTATCTCCAGCACGCACGTGACCGGTCCGTCCAAGATAACGAGCCGTAGAACGCTGTATATCATGATATGTACGGGTAAGATATGTATGTTGAGGCTATCGTCGCGTATCTTTCAGCCCCGACCTCCGTTGTAATCAGCGCCGCCAGccttcctcaacctcacgACGATATCCGCCTCATCCAGCTCGGACCGATCCCCCGTGGTGACCGCGATGCTGTGATGCGAGAGCACCCTCTTGACGTCGCCGCTCTCGATGCTGACGCGAGCTTTCCGCATGACCTTTGTGTTCTCGCCAATCCAGACGACGAGCGCAAACTTGACGCGCTTGCTCTCCTTGTCGTTGGCGTACTCGACGCGCACGTAGCCGTACTGCACCTGGCCGTCGTCCAGCTCCTTGACCATCTCGGGCAGACCGCCTGTTCCCGTCTTGGTGAGGCTCAGCTTGTTCCCCACGGCGGACGCGTACGAGATGAGCAGCCAGTTTGTCTCGTCTTTGTCTGAGCGCACGGCGTCGTAGGCTGCGCTGACTTCTGGTGCGTCGAGACCCGACATTGTGATAGGTATGTTGCAGATATAGGGAGATTGGGGATCGGGTCGGTGCGCGCTTCGAATCAAATTGTAGAGGGTAGACTCGCGAAAGGAATAAACTGGGCCTGGGGTACCTAGTGTGAGTGAGATCAACCAACAAAAGCTCCGTGTCGGAAGACGGCAGAGGAATTCCTTACCTAGAGAAAGGGTTCAACAAGCTTGGATCAGGCCtcaaaagacaagacaaactCAGGAGTTCAGGGGCCCTTCTCTCTGTGCTCTACGATTTCTTAGCCCCCCCTgcaccaaaaaaaaaaagccacGGCTCTGGGAAAAGCTCGGCTATGTACGGAACACACTCCAGAAGCCCGCCGATCCATATTTTGTGCATTTGACGCTAGAAGAGAAACGGAACAACTCCGTTCTGTTG
Coding sequences within:
- a CDS encoding related to coactosin, with amino-acid sequence MSGLDAPEVSAAYDAVRSDKDETNWLLISYASAVGNKLSLTKTGTGGLPEMVKELDDGQVQYGYVRVEYANDKESKRVKFALVVWIGENTKVMRKARVSIESGDVKRVLSHHSIAVTTGDRSELDEADIVVRLRKAGGADYNGGRG